The window AACCCACTGAAGacaggatggggggtggggggtgacgcACAAATCTGTAAAAGGGATCCATCCAATTAAGGATgcccttttgaccaaaagggggaaaagaaagccaacaaaataaggtttcagaggttaagagatttcaaatagtcaagaggctgtcctgaagtttactcctatgcaaacctcacctagatatgccaaatgaccacagtatgataagcccaagtcaacagtagtcctgaaagccctaaagaatacctggatgcCTATCTGAGACGCTattaaaatttcactcactaagtttattcttcagaaacttaaatccttcagagagctgccatgccagctaagtcccaaaacccagagacaatagcctcatcaaccagatgtgtcccctctgctcataaagtcgacaccccttttcaacatgaacaagttagggtggtcactgcctagacatccctgaagttcgggaaagtgattaaactagaggaaggggtagaaaagacaagacggaatttaacaaaggattatgaatgctgaatctctatataaCTTTTCTCTTCATAGTTGCTagggtactggaatagctagaaggaaagaattgaaatggtgcaactgtaacccatagcatcctttgaaatttgttctacagccaCTTCTTAAAtgataatttgaaagttatcacttttctgtacatatcttatatttcacaataaagaactgaaactgtagaactgtaacccataacattctttgaaatttgctctaactacttgttacatttcacttggaaagtcatcacttctatgtatatatgttatattctacaatttaaaaatatatgattaaaataaaaagggggatccATCCAAAGAGACCCAGATAGAGCATGACATGGCTCCAGGCCACCCAGACCCATCCACATCTCACATTAATTCACTCCGTGTGGAGAAAATATACAGAAGGAGAGTTGGCGTTGGAAACGGCCCCACGGCTCCGTCCTCACCCCTCACCCTCAGCACTTCCCCTGGTGTGGGAGGCTCAGAGCCTCAGCGAGGTCAGAGCCCTTGGCTCAAAGACGTGGGATCCCCATCCCCCCGTGGGTGTTCACTCAGGTAAACGGCTCTCTGTCCATTTGGGGCAGGGCTGAGGAAATTGCTACCATCCACACTTACTGTGGCACCGCAAAGTCCTTCCTTGGGGCACTTGGCTCTCCCCAAGTTCGGCAGGGGCTGGCCCTGACCCAGCTCACATCTGGAAGCTGGGAGAGAGATGGTGACTTTGCATGAGGGCAGCAGCACTAGGCAGTGGCCTTGCATTGGCTGTGAGTCAGGCAACGCCCTCGTGGGAACCATCACTTTGGCCCCCACCGGGGTGGGCCTCCTGGTTGCCATGGCGACCTCATGCCCATTACAATCATCGGGTCCACTGGGCCTGGTTAACTGCGACATCTGGTCACTGCTAACCCGGGGACCTCCCATCCCCGTGAACCCGAGGGGCATCTCCAACGTCAGCCCTGGTCTGTGGAGAACAGACATGACCGAGCTTCTCCAAGACGCCAGCACCCCCTCGCCAGCCCACTCCTCATCTCCCTAGTGAAGGGAGCACCTCGGGTCCCCCCCAAGGAACACGAACAGCAGTGGGGTCTTTGGAATAAAACACATCTATTTTCTCTGGGCCCTTTGATTCTTTCCTCAACGCTTGGCCAAGGCAGTCCCGGCAACTCCAGCTCATTGAACATGGGCCGCCATTGTCCAAGCTTCCTGAGGGCCCTCCCAGCAGCGCATCAGAAGCAGCTCCAGGTGGCACTGCCAGGGCACTGCATCCCGGGTCCCAGGAGTATGCTCCCAAATCAAGGAACCCTCTCTTCTCCAGCCAACATCCCACCCATCCCAGTCCACCACCCTCAAGATCCGGCCCCCAGCATGCTCTCCTGATTACTTCTGGCAGGTATTAGCCTGGTCTTGCAGCTCCTTTGGTCAATAACCCCTTCCCTCCCTTGGCAGGACCAGCTCTTCCCCAGCCAGGCCATGCTGAGACTTGAACTCTGTCACAGGTCTCGTGGTCAGCAGGGGAGGGTCCCAGATCTTAAGGGGGGCAAGTATTGTCTCGAAAGACATCTGCCTCAGTGAGACCTCTTCATTCTCTTCAAGTAGGGGGGAGCAGCCATGTTTAGCAAGGGGAAGAGGGGTGTCCCAGAGGGTTGTGGGGAATCTGGGGGTCAGCGTTCCCAAGCACATCCCACCCAGATATCCCCATCCAAGTTGGAGGGTCTCACTCTTTCCACAGCAGGCCCTGAGTAGGGTTTAGGAGACCTCAGCAGTTCTGCAGCCCTAACAGTCAGATCCTGGCCCTGGTCTTCAGGAGACTTCCCGTGGCTGCCTGGGGGGTGTCTGTCACCCTGTGCCGTGAGTTGGTTACTGTCAACCTGAGCCTGTCATTTTCCCTCATCATGGCACTGAATCTACTCAGCAAAACAATCCACAGTTCTTGTGATCATTTCCCCCATAGATCTCGAGCGCTCGAGGTAAAGGATGAGCCGGGGACCCCTTCCCGCCCCGCAGCCAGTTCGTCAGTTCAGCAGCCGGGGTGCCATCGCCACTCACCACCATCAGGAGCGTCCCTGTGCTGTCTGATGAGTGACGGCATCTTAGAATCCCACCTGTGGGCTCCCCTTCCTAAGAGTGTTTTCAAGGTCATTGTCTGAGGGCAGGTTCCCGAGAAGCAAACCTCAACAGGAGAATTTACGTGGAAGTGATTAATTAAGGAAGTGCTCCCAGGGGAGGCTGAAGCAAAAGAAATGGGACCGGGAAGGAGAGGAAACAGTTAAGATGCAATCCCCAGCGGAGCCCTGCAAGGGGGGGGCTTCACCCTGACCCTGCAGGGAAATGCTGGCATGTAACTGTCACCCCCCAGCATCCCAACCAGCAGCAACAGGGCTgggccagccccctccccacacctgtcTGTCCCCGGCTGAGAGCCCCATGGGGAAGGCGAGTCGCTGAGCAGGGCTCAAAGTGTCCCCAGCACCCAAAATGAGCGGAAGGGGCCTTCAGGCCCCGCAACACCCCCTCTGCAGGGTCATCCAACAATGGCAAACTCACCACCCCCAGCACTCCAGTCTCTACTGAACTGAATCGTGAGGAAGCTTTACGTCTTTACGAAACGTCCAAACTGATCTCGACTGTCAGCTTTATCTCAGCATTAAATCccctgaacttgataactgcccttaaggtggttacataagtgagtatccttgttcttgggaaatgcaCATGGAAATATTAAGCGTTCAAGGAGCTTGATGTATACAACCCAACtctgaaatgtttagaaaacagttaAACAAGTAGACAGGCAGATGGACACATGGAtgggtagatagatggatagatggacttGATTTGTGAAACggggtaaaatgttaaaagttggtggatctgagtTTCTGGGTGGGGGGCAAGTTGGAGTTCTCTGTctgggtttggttttgtttttgcaactgtcctgtaagtttgaaattatttttaaataaagttaaaaaaaaaaaaaaaactggcctcAAGTGCCTACGCCCTGGTTTTAATCCCCAGGAAGATTTTATTGAATAAGCTCATTCCCCAGCCAAGGGTCCCAGGCATAAGCTGTGCCAGTGCAGCCAGCACGATTTTCCTTAGAAATGAAATCCAGTGGCAAGACCTGAACTCCAGAGGTGAAAACACAAAGACAAGGGATtgactcatttttatttatttgtcactTTCCGTTTCTCGCTTGCCGATGGGTCTGTAAAATGGAACAGGCGGTGGTAGTAAAGGcaaggcagggaggaaggaagaggtggGATCTAAGCAGCCACAGGTGGGAGGCCAGGGTGAGGAGGCGGGGCTTGCTTCGGGGCCAGACATGGGGGGACAGCCTCCTTCTCCACCTGCCATCCCCCAAGCCTGGGCAACTGCGGCCAGTCTAACGTCCCCCACCCTAGATGATCCTGAAACTGTCAGGAAGATCATCACTGTTGTTCCCAATTCTTGTCCTCATCTTTCTCCCCTAAGTCTCAAGACCCCCAACCCCAGAGCATCTGAGAAGTCCAGAGCTGGTCAATCCCAGGGAGGCCGCGGCAGGGACTACCCCAGAGCTCCTTCTGGAGGGACCCATCCTTGGAAAGCACTATGCTCGGGCCACGGGCTTTTACTCAACAGCACATTATGGGGCCGCTGTGAGCATGGGAATATGGCAGCAAATAGACCAAGAGTCTGCACCCCTGCATCCCTGCCTCCAGCGGAACCGCTGGCTACCCTGGAGAGAAGGTTTTCCCTTTAGCCCAGAACAGGGCTTCCTGGCACTTCCACTCTGACCCTGTGTTTATGAACACAAACATTTTTTCCATCAGAATTATATCCAGCCTGATGAATTATCATTCCAGAAAGTTATTTTCAAGACAAGTGCCATTCAGGGCAATTTTTTGCCTTGATCAATTTCCTATGTAGTGCACAGAAgttatctcctttttttcctcctccttgaaATCATTTTCACCAGGATCAAGTCTTTTCCAGGTGAGTTTTACCACCTGCATTTGATTCCCTGGTCAGTGTTCCATCGGTACCAAAGGTCCCCAACAATTCTGCCCCTCtctggagctttttttttttttttttttttttttttttgtggctctCGTTTCTAGCAAGTGCAATTCTCCGAAGGGAAAAGTTTGGCAGATCTCTCATGGGCCatgtgcttttctcttgttgattTGTCCTGGGGGTTATGTAAATGCATGAATCTGCGGTACTTCTCAGTAAATCCAGGAGAAACTTGCAAGGCTTTTCCCAACGATATTCCAGGATtttgagacacagagagagagaaaccacaaaACGGGGTCAAAACGTCCTGCCCTGCGCAAGGCTTCCTCGGCGGTCGGGAAAAGGGCAGGCCCAGTGGCCTCCGACCCCACCTTCCCAggctctgccccttccccagcctcaCGGTGCCTTGTCCGTGGGCGCCGTGACCACCGCGGCCTGCTCTGGTCTCGGAGGCCCAATGGCGGCCGCGGGCCGCGCGCTGCGGAGCAGGCCCAGGCCCCGCGAGCGGCCGGCGCCGTGCAGCTGGCGCTCGTGGCGGCGGATCTGCACCTTGTGGCGGAAGCGCTCGCCGCAGTCCTCGCAGACGTAGGGCTGCTCGCCCGAGTGCGTGCGCCGGTGGCGCAGCAGGTTGGAGGAGACGCTGAAGCGCTTGCCGCAGTCCCCGCAGGCGTAGGGCCGCTCGCCCGTGTGCGTGCGCTGGTGCTGCACGAGCGCCGAGCTCTCGCTGAAGCGCTTGGCGCAGTAGGAGCAGGCGTAGGGCTTCTCGCCCGTGTGGATGCGCTGGTGCGTCACCAGGTTGGAGTGCTGCGAGAAGCCCTTGCCGCACTCGCCGCAGCGGTGGGGCCGCTCGCCCGTGTGCGTGGCCTGGTGCCGCACCAGGTCGGTGCTGCGGCTGAAGCCCTTGCCGCACTCGCCGCAGATGGTGGGCCGGTCCCGggcgcgccgccgccgccgctgccgggCAGGGGTCAGGGCCGCGCTGCCCGCCGGGCCTGGGATGGCCACCACGGCCGATGTGGCCACGGCCGGCAGCACCATGAGCTCCTGCAGCACCACGTAGCCCGGGGGCGCCACCACCACGGTGGCTGGGGCCCCCGGGCCCGGAGCCCCGCCGCCCCCCGCCGCCGGCACGAGCTCCAGCTGCAGCTCCGACGGGACGGGGGTCAGCTCCAGCTGCACCTCCTGCTGCTGCGCGCCCAGCTCCACGGGGGTCAGCTCCAGCTGCACCTCCTGCTGCtccagctgctgctgctccagctgctgctgctgctccagctGCTGCTccagctgctgcagctgctcctgcagTTTGAGCTGCAGCTGCCGCTGCTCCTGCTGTCGCTCCAGCTCCTGCTGCCGCTCCAGCTCCTGCCGCTGCTGCTCCAGTTCCTGCTCCGACCCCAGGTCCACGGGCATGAGCTCCAGCTccacttcctcctcttcctcctcctcctttggcGCCAGTGCATggggctgcagctgctgctgttGCAACCGTTCCTGCTGTTGCTGCAACAGTTGCTGCTGTTGCAACTGTTCCTGCTGTTGCAGTAACAGCTGTTGTCGCAGCAGCTGCTGCTGTAACTGTTCCTGTTGTTGCTGTAACAGCTGCTGTTgttgcagctgctgctgctgtaactgttcctgctgctgctgcaacAGCTGCTGCTGCAATTGCTCCTGCTGTTGTAACAGTTCCTGCTGTGGCAACTGCTGCTGTTCTTGCACTTGCTGTGGCTGCATCTGTTCCTGCTGTTGTTGCAGCACTTGCTGCGGTTgcagctgctgctgcagctgtTCCTGCGGTTGTTGTAACTCTCGGTGTTCTTGCACTTGCTGCCCCGGTAGCTGTTCCTGCTGCGGCATCAGCTGCAGTTGTGGCTTCGGTTCCTGATGGTGCCTGGACTGATGTTTTTCCTGCTGCTGCCTgtcttgctgctgcagctgcaaTTCCGGCTGGTGTCCCAACAGCTGGTTTTGTGGCTGCTGCCGTTGCGGCTGCTCTCCCTGCTCTTGCAGCTCTGGCCGCTGTTCTGACTGCTGCACTTGCAGCTCCTGCTGCCCAGGCTGGGCTTCCCCTGTGACTTCCCTGGGCCCCCCTGGGGCGGAGGCCGATGGCCGTGGTGGGCTGCCGCTGCCCTCCggagcctcctcttcctcctggctCTCGCTCCCTCCGCTGCCACCTGCAGTGGAAATGGCAGGAAGCCAGGAGACAAAGACAAGACAGCTGTCTGGTCCAGACCCCCAGGCTGTCCCCCTCACTCTGCCCCGTGTACAGCCGCTCAAGCTTACACTAACAAGGTCCCAGCAGGGACCCAAAGGCCCGGAATCAACTGACAATGGCAGAAGCTAAAATATccagaggggtggggtgggcttaGAAGCATGCCCAAAGGACGCCTGGTCATCTCACTCTGGACCCcggctcccccagcccccactctGGGCCTCCCGCCACACAGGCTCCAGGATCTTACATCTCAGCACTGACACCCACACAGGGGCTTCCCTGAACCCCTCCCCTGCGAAGTCTCTGGTGCTTAATTACCAGCCAGTAGGAATCAGTGAACCAGCCACTCCAAAGGTCGAGCTATCGACCCCGTGCTGAGCTCTGACCTCACACcgaaaataaatgaaactcatCTTCTCTGTAAATAATAAAGTACTTTTGCAAAGTTGCCTAGAAGCATTACTATAAGCAATTTCTCAAAGTCACCACAGTAGCAGAGAGGACACTGGTTTGGGGACGGGAAGTCCTCAGTTCGAATCCTACCTCCACCAGTCGGCAGCCGTCCGCCCCCTGCCCGCTCTGAGCCCTGGCGGGCAACCATGTGATGAGACCCACACCTTGAGTTTAACAAGTGGAGCAGGAAGGACCCTGGCAAACTCCCTGGGATCTGGCAGGTGCTTGAAAATCCCTCTCCCTGAAGGTTACAAATTCGTTTGCAAACTAACCAGAAGTCTGGAAATACCAAGTATTCAGCTAGCTCCATTAGAAACAGCCTAAGGATTGGAAATGTTTAAGATTGTTATTCCAGAATGGCAAGGACTCACAGCCCCAAGTCACATGGAGACTGGCCAATTACCTAACCCCtgggaacctcagtttccccatctgcaaaggGAGATAAATCCTTTTCAGGGAGGTCGTGAGAATCAGAGAGGATAAATGTACAGTCCCTTCATCGTTCGAGGCACAGAGTAAGCTCTGGGTAAATAGCCATCACGCCACTGCACGTCCCACTATTGGCACGATGCCCACATTCAGCTTCTCATTTTGATCGTTACCATTGTGTTATCAGAAAATCACAGCTCTTGTCTAAATACGTGAGCCTTGGAGACTCTCTCCATTCCCAAGTCTCATTTGAACCTCTGTTCTTCCTACAGCatcttattttcaattttgtaaTGGAAAGCAATGGCTTGATTTACAAAAGTGTGCTTTATGGTCACTTTCCCAGGAATATACTATTGTACTAAAGCTACAggaaatatatgtgcatgtgaTTTCCTTTTAGGAAAACATTCCTGGTAACCCTGGCTCAGGCTCACTTATTGGATgtctttttcatatatactcaTGCCACTTGGGGCTGTGCAGGTGGTGGCTGAGGACACTGGGAAAACCTGGGTCCCCAGCAAGTCAAAAGCTGGTAGACCCTCCCTTCTACCCTCTCCCCTGGGGTGTGTCCCCTCATTTCTAGACTAGTGTTGGTTTCTTGAGTACCAGCCACTCCTGACTTCCTGGGACAGGctttcagctttttttattttaaacaaaggtGTTTTCATAAACATATAAGTGAGTGTAGTCTGATGTGTATACCTTTGTAAGATTTTTGCcagttaaataaatttatagatcaAAAGAGTCCTCATTTAGTCCACATGCCCTACCCACCCCCATCCGACCCCTCACCCTGCCCCAACCGCTCACTCAGCACCTTAAAAACACGGGGCAGAAAATCAGCTCTGGGGAGTGCAGCCATCTAGATGGATTGTTTTGTTCAGAGCAGGTTGCAGAGGTGCAAACGGGATTTAGAAGTTTCTGCAGGGTTTGCCTCTGGGCATCAGGAAGTGTTGGGGGAACAAAGGAGGACGGAAGGAGAGGGCCAGGAAAAGTGGGTGAGGTCAGAGAAACTCCCGGAATTAGTCTGGAAGTCCTGTGCAGTGGCAATTGGGAGAGGACGGTAAAGCCCACCTGACCagtggggaaacagaggcagCAGGTCCCAGCCAGCACTCATCTCGGGGGCTGGTTGAAAGTGTCAGCACCCCAGGGAGACCCTCACCGCCAAGACTTCAGCATGAAAGAGCCACTCGGAAAATGCTGAGGCAAACCTGCCAGGGTTACTAAAGGCAGCTGTGCTTTGCAGGCAGGAGCTGGTGGGGCCTGCCCTCAGGCCCTAAAACCCCCCGATCAGAGCCTGCAGACAGGAGGCTCCCACCCCCCTAAGGCCCCCTCTCTGCCGCGGaggcccctcccagcccctcacctGAGAGGGTGTCAGGCCCCGGGCCCCCATCCTGCAGGCACCGCAGCTCCAGCACGAAGGTCTCTGTTGCTGGCCCTAGCTCCATCCTGGCGGTCAGATCCCGGGGAGACGGCTGTGCTGGAGGCAAGGAAGGGAGCTGATCAGATGGCGCGGCAGTGCTCCGAGCCCACAGCCTGGGGGCACCGCCACCGGAGAGCCCTCCATCCCGGCCTCATGTCCGGCCCAGGGTGGGCAGCTCCACCTCACTGCAAGGGCAGGACAGTGCAGTGCCCGGCCATCCGGCAGTGAGGACAGCACCGAGGCCCAGGGCTGGGGTAGGTGGCAGCAGCGCCTGCACCACATGACCCCTGCATGGAAGCAGTACTCCCTTTCCTGACGATCCTGCAAGGTTCACCATTCAGCCCGGTGCTAGAGGGAGGGTGCTGGGGCAGCCCGAGCCACTGCACCCCTGGAAGCGGCCTGGTGGGAGCCAGCCCCTGGGAAAGGAGAGCTGCGGGAGTCACAGGAGGACTGACTGGGGCAAGCTTGCAGACAGAAGGGCACGCAGCATGGGTCCATCCcacagcccaccccccaccccacccccgcccccctgCCCAGACACCCTTCAAAACACCTGCTGGTTTCTGGCCTCCCAGGCCACCTGTGTCAGGTGCCACCTCACTACATGGGGATGCAGGTTTCCGCAGAACTACAATCCCTGGAACCAGCCGGGTGCCGGCCTGTCCCTGTGCTCCGGTTTCCCTGAGGTCTGAGGGGATCCCGGGCCTCTCTCCTTTACGCACTGCCCTGGGGACCCGCATCCACCCCGCAGAGGTGTCCCCACGCCCGGTGCCCTCTCCCCAAACGGGCCACCTCTAGCTCCCTCTATCCCTCCAGAGCCCAGCAGCGAGCCTGGGCCCGCCCACCTCCACCTGCCCGCGGGGCCTCACCTGGTACAGCATCTCCCGCCCCGCACAGCCGCCTCTGCGCGGGGGACGGCGCGCCCCGCAGGGGCTGGAAGGCGGAGGCCGGGGCGCTCAGCCCGCTCCCTCCCGCCGCGCCTCCATCCAGAAGGAACCCGGGAGGCCCCGGCCGGCCTCGGGGGCCTTTCTGGAggccgggcgggggcgggggctgcCGCCGTCAGGGCTGCCGAGGTCGCCCCGGGAGCGCAGAGGGGCGCGCGCGGAGTTCCAGGACGGGGGGCGCGTCCCAGGGAAGTTGCTGGAGACGCTCGCGGCTGGGCCGGGGAGGGGGGCGCGGGGCTCGGAGCTGCCCAGGCGCGCCGGCGACACCGGTCCCGGGCTCAGCCCAGGTCCGGCCGGCGGCCACAGGTGCCCGGCTGCTGCGCCCAGGGCCGCCGGGGGCCTGGGCCGGGCCGCGCTCACCGGGCCGGGGGGCGGGCGCCCCGGCGGGGCCCGGAGTCCCCCGATCGCTCGCCCGCCCGCGCGTCCGTGTCTGCGGGCGTCCGTCCGGGCAGCGGGCcggccgggggcgggggcggcgggggCCGGCACAGGAAGTCCCCCGGCAGCCGCATCCTGtcccccgcccccgccgccgccccgcgccccgcgccccccgccgccgccgccgccgccgctctaGGCCGCCGCCAGCTCGGTGCGCTTAACCCGTGGCGGCCCAGGGCTGCGCGCGGGGCCGCATCCCCCTGTGCGCAGGGGGCACGGCTGCCCCCGGCCTCCCCAATCGGGTCCGGGCCACCCCCGGGAGGGCAGGCCGAGCCTCAGGGCGCTCCTGGCCCTGGGTGCAGTGGTGGGTAATTAACACTCAATCAAGTGACAGCTAATGATGTCGCCCCATCCTGGGGCCAGCAGGCCCTGGGGAGGCCTCCGCGCTGCACACCTTGAACCCCGCACTCCAGTATCCTCCGGAGGTTGGGGGGTGGTTGGATCTGACCAGTGGGGCAGTCGGGGCCACCCTGGCCCACCTGGCAGAGCTCATCTGGGCCCTCGGTGGCATTTCTGCTCCTTCCTTCCATACACAGGGTGCCACCTCGGAGGCGGGCACCCTCTCTCCAGCCtccttggcttctttctctgggTGGGGGCCTCCCCCTCCTCAGGGAGTCCTGCCTGGCGTCCCTTTCTCCCATCACTTTGCTTTACTGTCCTGGCACATACCTCTCTAATCTGGCCAAGGGTAGAGTCTGGGGATGTCCCACGGATGGGGGACAGAGCTCTCCTATGGTCCCAGCCCACTCCCTTCCTTACTGCCTCTCTACCTGGTCCCACCAGGGCCCCTCGTCCCAGTTTCAGATTCTTCCTTTCCCCCACAAGCGCCAGAGTTTGGAGCATCCCCTTCAGGCCCTTGCCAGAAAAAGCCTGCGCACTGTCCGGTGGCTTCACCCCCCGACTTTCGGAGCTCCAGAGGGCAGAGGCCATGTCTGACTCATCAGGGAACTAAGTGCAGAAAAAGAACTTGGGTTCGCAGGGACCTCTTCCAACCAGGTAACTTTGGGCAAATCTATTACCTGTGAAATGCAGATAGCACCCTACTGGCCAGGAGGATGGGTGAGGCATTACCCTGCTGGCCAGAACTGTGAGTGAGCCTTTCCCCTGAGCTGGGAGGGCCTGGGAGCAGAGCTGCCCCTCTCCCAGCAGAGCCTGAGCCCTTCCTCTAGCTGACCCCACTGCCTCCCCCTTCCTCTTGGGAGACCTCAAGTCCCAAGGACCCCACACTCCTTGAATCATTAAACTCTTCCCCTGCTGGCTTCTTTCCAACAGCATTTAACATCCTCAGGGCTCTCCCATCTTATAAACACGGCCACCTGACTTCTCTCTCCTGCCCTTGGTGGCCAAACTTCTGGAAAAGATTCTCTGCAGTAGTTTCATCATATCCtcatctccctcttcctccttttgtgactggcttctttcactagcataatgttttcaaggtccaccCACATGGTGGCATGTATCTGaacttcttttctttgctggataatattccatggCCCAGACAGAccccttttgtttatccatcatctgTGGATGGACGCTGAGATGGTTTCCACCTTCTGCTCCTGTGAATCATGCTGCGATGAACAtgggtgtacaagtatctgtttgagtccctgctttcagttcctttgggtcTATACCTGGGAATGGGATggccgggtcatatggtagttctatgtgtaactttttgaggaactgccaaactgttttccacggtAGAcacttctagtttgctaatgctgctggaatgcaaaacaccagaaatggattggcttttataagagggggtttatttggttacacagttacagtcttaaggccataaagtgtccaaggtaacacatcagcaattgggtaccttcactgcaggatggccaatggtgtccagaaaacctctgttagctgggaaggcacatggctggtgtctgctccaaaattctggtttcaaaatggctttctcccagggcgttcatctctaggctgcagttcctcaaaaatgtcactcttagttgccattgggatatttgttctctctcagcttctccggagcaagagtctgctttcaaaggtcatctccaaaatgtctctgtaagctgaagctcctctctcagttccggtgcattcttcaaagtgtcccttttggctgtacctcctcttcaaaatgttgctctcagctgcactgagttccccctatccgtgagctcatttatatggctccagtgactcaacttagacccactccgaatgggcggggcaacacctccatggaaattatccaatcagagtcatccccCACAGCTGCATGGGGCGCAGCTCcaaagaagcactcaaagaattacaatctaatcaacactgataatgtctccccacacaagattacatcaaagataatggcgtttgggggacacaatatattcaaactggcacagacaccattttacatccccactaattttaattttgtgtatcGGGGTAATACACATACAAGGTTGAATAAGTCAAACAGTTCTACCAGCCAttgaacaagaacaaaaaatctCTCCTCTCGTCTGCATCCACTCAGGTTGCTCTAGCATTGATTGCCATGTTTCTAAACAACGTGCTTATAATGCTATTATTTGATTTCTCCATTTTAGGTGGTATCTATTGCATCCATTCCACTCTGGAAAATGCAGATTTCACTTTTTAAACCACATCCGTGCTCATTTCCCCAATATGGTTTTATCACAGTTTTGGTTAAATCTGTGTTTACT of the Choloepus didactylus isolate mChoDid1 chromosome 21, mChoDid1.pri, whole genome shotgun sequence genome contains:
- the ZNF853 gene encoding zinc finger protein 853 isoform X4; this translates as MELGPATETFVLELRCLQDGGPGPDTLSGGSGGSESQEEEEAPEGSGSPPRPSASAPGGPREVTGEAQPGQQELQVQQSEQRPELQEQGEQPQRQQPQNQLLGHQPELQLQQQDRQQQEKHQSRHHQEPKPQLQLMPQQEQLPGQQVQEHRELQQPQEQLQQQLQPQQVLQQQQEQMQPQQVQEQQQLPQQELLQQQEQLQQQLLQQQQEQLQQQQLQQQQLLQQQQEQLQQQLLRQQLLLQQQEQLQQQQLLQQQQERLQQQQLQPHALAPKEEEEEEEVELELMPVDLGSEQELEQQRQELERQQELERQQEQRQLQLKLQEQLQQLEQQLEQQQQLEQQQLEQQEVQLELTPVELGAQQQEVQLELTPVPSELQLELVPAAGGGGAPGPGAPATVVVAPPGYVVLQELMVLPAVATSAVVAIPGPAGSAALTPARQRRRRRARDRPTICGECGKGFSRSTDLVRHQATHTGERPHRCGECGKGFSQHSNLVTHQRIHTGEKPYACSYCAKRFSESSALVQHQRTHTGERPYACGDCGKRFSVSSNLLRHRRTHSGEQPYVCEDCGERFRHKVQIRRHERQLHGAGRSRGLGLLRSARPAAAIGPPRPEQAAVVTAPTDKAP
- the ZNF853 gene encoding zinc finger protein 853 isoform X2, translating into MWCRRCCHLPQPWASVLSSLPDGRALHCPALAPSPRDLTARMELGPATETFVLELRCLQDGGPGPDTLSGGSGGSESQEEEEAPEGSGSPPRPSASAPGGPREVTGEAQPGQQELQVQQSEQRPELQEQGEQPQRQQPQNQLLGHQPELQLQQQDRQQQEKHQSRHHQEPKPQLQLMPQQEQLPGQQVQEHRELQQPQEQLQQQLQPQQVLQQQQEQMQPQQVQEQQQLPQQELLQQQEQLQQQLLQQQQEQLQQQQLQQQQLLQQQQEQLQQQLLRQQLLLQQQEQLQQQQLLQQQQERLQQQQLQPHALAPKEEEEEEEVELELMPVDLGSEQELEQQRQELERQQELERQQEQRQLQLKLQEQLQQLEQQLEQQQQLEQQQLEQQEVQLELTPVELGAQQQEVQLELTPVPSELQLELVPAAGGGGAPGPGAPATVVVAPPGYVVLQELMVLPAVATSAVVAIPGPAGSAALTPARQRRRRRARDRPTICGECGKGFSRSTDLVRHQATHTGERPHRCGECGKGFSQHSNLVTHQRIHTGEKPYACSYCAKRFSESSALVQHQRTHTGERPYACGDCGKRFSVSSNLLRHRRTHSGEQPYVCEDCGERFRHKVQIRRHERQLHGAGRSRGLGLLRSARPAAAIGPPRPEQAAVVTAPTDKAP
- the ZNF853 gene encoding zinc finger protein 853 isoform X3; amino-acid sequence: MLYQPSPRDLTARMELGPATETFVLELRCLQDGGPGPDTLSGGSGGSESQEEEEAPEGSGSPPRPSASAPGGPREVTGEAQPGQQELQVQQSEQRPELQEQGEQPQRQQPQNQLLGHQPELQLQQQDRQQQEKHQSRHHQEPKPQLQLMPQQEQLPGQQVQEHRELQQPQEQLQQQLQPQQVLQQQQEQMQPQQVQEQQQLPQQELLQQQEQLQQQLLQQQQEQLQQQQLQQQQLLQQQQEQLQQQLLRQQLLLQQQEQLQQQQLLQQQQERLQQQQLQPHALAPKEEEEEEEVELELMPVDLGSEQELEQQRQELERQQELERQQEQRQLQLKLQEQLQQLEQQLEQQQQLEQQQLEQQEVQLELTPVELGAQQQEVQLELTPVPSELQLELVPAAGGGGAPGPGAPATVVVAPPGYVVLQELMVLPAVATSAVVAIPGPAGSAALTPARQRRRRRARDRPTICGECGKGFSRSTDLVRHQATHTGERPHRCGECGKGFSQHSNLVTHQRIHTGEKPYACSYCAKRFSESSALVQHQRTHTGERPYACGDCGKRFSVSSNLLRHRRTHSGEQPYVCEDCGERFRHKVQIRRHERQLHGAGRSRGLGLLRSARPAAAIGPPRPEQAAVVTAPTDKAP